From the genome of Eucalyptus grandis isolate ANBG69807.140 chromosome 2, ASM1654582v1, whole genome shotgun sequence, one region includes:
- the LOC104423707 gene encoding 50S ribosomal protein L30 isoform X2, giving the protein MNAFKAYKACTPIAWSPNLYITLVRGIPGTRRLHRRTLEALRLGKCNRTVMRWNTPTVRGMLQQVKRLVVIETEEMFKARKQKDANHRALRPPLVISHLPAPDCSS; this is encoded by the exons ATGAATGCCTTCAAAGCTTACAAGGCTTGCACGCCGATTGCATGGAGCCCCAACTTGTACATAACCTTGGTTAGGGGCATTCCTGGAACCAGAAGACTTCACCGGCGTACATTGGAGGCGCTGCGGCTTGGCAAGTGTAACCGAACTGTTATGAGATGGAACACCCCTACCGTTAGGGGAATGTTGCAACAA GTAAAGAGGCTAGTCGTGATTGAAACAGAAGAGATGTTCAAAGCCCGTAAACAGAAGGATGCAAACCACCGAGCTTTACGTCCGCCATTGGTCATAAGCCATCTGCCTGCCCCAG ATTGCAGTTCTTAA
- the LOC104423707 gene encoding 50S ribosomal protein L30 isoform X1, which yields MNAFKAYKACTPIAWSPNLYITLVRGIPGTRRLHRRTLEALRLGKCNRTVMRWNTPTVRGMLQQVKRLVVIETEEMFKARKQKDANHRALRPPLVISHLPAPDCSS from the exons ATGAATGCCTTCAAAGCTTACAAGGCTTGCACGCCGATTGCATGGAGCCCCAACTTGTACATAACCTTGGTTAGGGGCATTCCTGGAACCAGAAGACTTCACCGGCGTACATTGGAGGCGCTGCGGCTTGGCAAGTGTAACCGAACTGTTATGAGATGGAACACCCCTACCGTTAGGGGAATGTTGCAACAA GTAAAGAGGCTAGTCGTGATTGAAACAGAAGAGATGTTCAAAGCCCGTAAACAGAAGGATGCAAACCACCGAGCTTTACGTCCGCCATTGGTCATAAGCCATCTGCCTGCCCCAGATTGCAGTTCTTAA
- the LOC104423691 gene encoding 1,2-dihydroxy-3-keto-5-methylthiopentene dioxygenase 2 produces MVLPDKDPREEVLQAWYMDDSNEDQRLPHHREPKEFVSLKQLEELGVLSWRLDADNYETDEELKKIREERGYSYMDFCEVSPEKLPNYEEKIKNFFEEHLHTDEEIRYAVAGSGYFDVRDKNDGWIRVWVKKGGMIVLPAGMYHRFTLDSNNYIKAMRLFVGDPVWTPFNRPHDHLPARKQYVEAFVQKERNDHAVNAAA; encoded by the exons ATGGTCCTCCCCGACAAG GATCCGAGAGAGGAAGTCCTTCAAGCATGGTATATGGATGACAGCAATGAAGACCAAAGACTTCCACATCACCGTGAACCTAAGGAATTTGTTTCCTTGAAGCAGCTTGAAG AACTTGGTGTTCTCAGCTGGCGATTGGATGCTGACAACTATGAAACTGATGAGGAATTAAAGAAAATCCGTGAGGAACGTGGATACTCCTACATG GATTTCTGTGAAGTTTCCCCAGAGAAGCTGCCAAATTATGAAGAGAAGATCAAGAACTTCTTTGAGGAGCATCTCCACACTGATGAAGAGATTCGTTATGCTGTGGCTGGAAGTG GTTATTTTGATGTTAGGGACAAGAATGATGGTTGGATTCGTGTGTGGGTAAAGAAAGGTGGAATGATTGTTTTACCAGCTGGAATGTACCATCGCTTTACCCTCGATTCGAATAATTACATCAAG GCTATGCGACTGTTCGTTGGTGATCCAGTTTGGACCCCATTCAATCGTCCCCATGACCATTTACCAGCGAG GAAACAGTACGTTGAAGCTTTTGTGCAGAAGGAACGCAATGATCATGCTGTCAATGCCGCAGCATAA
- the LOC104423761 gene encoding 1,2-dihydroxy-3-keto-5-methylthiopentene dioxygenase 2, with protein sequence MVVTDKDPREEVIQAWYMDDSDEDQRFPHHREPKEFVSLKQLEELGVLSWRLDADNYETDEELKKIREERGYSYMDFCEVSPEKQPNYEENIKKFFVEHLHTDEEIRYTVAGSGYFDVRDKNDGWIRVWVKKGGMIVLPAGMYHRFTLDSNNYIKAVRLFVGDPVWTPFNRPHDHLPARKQYVEAFVQKERNDHAVNAAA encoded by the exons ATGGTCGTCACCGACAAG GATCCGAGAGAGGAAGTCATTCAAGCATGGTATATGGATGACAGCGATGAAGACCAAAGATTTCCACATCACCGTGAACCTAAGGAATTTGTTTCCTTGAAGCAGCTTGAAG AACTTGGTGTTCTCAGCTGGCGATTGGATGCTGACAACTATGAAACTGATGAGGAATTGAAGAAAATCCGTGAGGAACGTGGATACTCCTACATG GATTTCTGCGAAGTTTCTCCAGAGAAGCAGCCAAATTATGAAGAGAATATCAAGAAGTTCTTTGTGGAGCATCTCCACACTGATGAGGAGATTCGTTACACTGTGGCTGGAAGTG GTTATTTTGATGTTAGGGACAAGAATGATGGTTGGATTCGTGTGTGGGTAAAGAAAGGTGGAATGATTGTTTTACCAGCTGGAATGTACCATCGCTTTACCCTCGATTCGAATAATTACATCAAG GCTGTGCGACTGTTCGTTGGTGATCCAGTTTGGACCCCATTCAATCGTCCCCATGACCATTTACCAGCGAG GAAACAGTACGTTGAAGCTTTTGTGCAGAAGGAACGCAATGATCATGCTGTCAATGCCGCGGCATAA